A window from Alkalicoccobacillus plakortidis encodes these proteins:
- the pilM gene encoding pilus assembly protein PilM, with protein sequence MEFDSPTLFALDIGTRSVVGLLLQKQGDQHTLIDIEIMEHQERSMLDGQIHNIPAVASVIKEVKTKLEKRHYPLEKACVAAAGRSLLTKKATYTINLEEHLLHNREDLLQLELSAVTQAQFQLALESDETSAARYDCVGYSVLEYRLDGNPIGSLLQQTGKEAEIEVIATFLPKVVVESLLSALQEVGLQLEALTLEPIAAIDVLIPTSMRRLNVALVDIGAGTSDIALTASGSVQAYGMVPTAGDEITEALSDYYLLDFPEAEKIKRLSLETETITMTDILGITTEYTSEELFEPIKPAIQQLAHSIADEILRLNGKPPKAVMLVGGGSQTPLLPALLAAALQLPPERVAVRGIDAIKNFVTSDINVMGPDLVTPVGIAIAAKQNPIHYLSVKVNDRTLRLFDAKELTVGDAFVSAGIDVLKQYGKPGLAIVVDVNGSLVTIPGIHGEAPVIYKNGKPSLLSDSIIEGDELTLIKGQNGSTPTVTIGEVVEQSSSFTCYINNEKIELSATVLRNGRSTELSAGLKDRDVIDIQMDYTVSDILEWKNIDTKWYEPIPITINQDKKHIIHREAKLSINNRPARLDQRVKQADRIDVYYPLQDSHSLTGADIYHHLGNVQQSIDVTFNNEHFQLRKQTVELYRSSEKISSSMTITPSDLLTTTQVDVGPFIIQDLFAVTDISIPTGSNHTFTLQCNQQPAEFTTILKHGDQIELSFIKI encoded by the coding sequence ATGGAATTTGACTCTCCTACATTGTTTGCACTAGACATTGGTACACGTTCAGTTGTTGGACTCCTGCTTCAAAAACAAGGGGATCAACATACATTAATTGATATTGAAATCATGGAGCATCAGGAACGCTCCATGTTAGATGGACAAATACATAATATTCCCGCCGTTGCGTCTGTAATTAAAGAAGTGAAAACAAAGCTTGAGAAACGACATTATCCACTTGAAAAGGCATGTGTTGCTGCTGCAGGCCGTTCTCTATTAACTAAAAAAGCTACGTATACAATCAATTTAGAGGAACACCTCTTACATAATAGAGAAGACTTGCTCCAACTGGAATTAAGTGCTGTTACGCAAGCTCAATTCCAGTTAGCTCTCGAATCAGATGAAACATCTGCTGCGAGGTATGATTGCGTGGGCTATTCAGTTCTTGAATATCGATTAGACGGGAATCCAATTGGTAGTCTGCTTCAACAAACGGGTAAAGAAGCAGAAATCGAGGTGATCGCTACATTTTTACCTAAGGTTGTAGTCGAGTCCCTGTTGTCTGCTTTACAAGAAGTTGGATTACAGCTTGAAGCACTCACATTAGAACCGATTGCAGCGATTGACGTCTTAATCCCTACCTCAATGCGCAGACTTAATGTAGCCCTTGTGGATATTGGCGCAGGAACGTCCGATATTGCGCTGACAGCCAGTGGTAGTGTTCAAGCATATGGAATGGTTCCAACTGCTGGTGATGAGATTACAGAGGCGTTAAGCGACTACTATTTACTTGATTTCCCGGAAGCCGAAAAAATCAAGAGATTATCGCTTGAAACTGAAACCATTACGATGACAGATATATTAGGAATCACAACTGAATATACAAGTGAAGAACTATTCGAACCAATCAAACCGGCCATTCAACAGCTAGCCCATTCAATTGCAGATGAAATTCTACGATTAAATGGAAAACCACCAAAAGCTGTTATGTTAGTTGGCGGAGGTAGTCAAACACCATTGTTACCAGCATTATTAGCGGCTGCGTTGCAGTTACCACCAGAACGAGTCGCCGTTCGTGGCATAGACGCCATCAAAAACTTTGTCACCTCTGATATTAATGTGATGGGTCCAGATTTGGTTACTCCGGTTGGGATTGCCATTGCAGCGAAACAAAATCCTATTCACTATTTAAGCGTAAAGGTAAATGATCGAACCTTACGATTATTTGATGCCAAAGAACTAACGGTAGGTGATGCATTTGTTTCTGCAGGAATTGATGTATTAAAGCAATATGGTAAACCTGGCCTTGCTATTGTTGTAGACGTAAATGGATCGTTAGTGACTATACCCGGCATACATGGAGAGGCTCCTGTCATTTATAAAAACGGAAAGCCGTCTCTGTTATCAGACTCCATAATAGAAGGTGATGAGCTCACACTCATAAAAGGTCAAAATGGATCTACTCCAACTGTCACAATAGGTGAAGTTGTAGAGCAATCCTCTTCTTTTACTTGTTATATAAACAACGAGAAGATTGAGTTATCCGCTACTGTCTTGAGAAATGGACGTTCCACGGAATTAAGTGCCGGTTTAAAAGATCGAGATGTTATTGACATTCAAATGGATTATACAGTAAGTGATATTTTAGAGTGGAAGAACATCGATACAAAATGGTATGAGCCTATTCCAATTACTATTAACCAGGATAAAAAGCATATCATTCATCGTGAGGCAAAACTTTCAATAAATAATCGACCTGCACGTCTAGATCAGAGAGTGAAACAAGCTGACCGAATCGATGTGTATTACCCACTTCAAGATTCTCATAGCCTTACAGGTGCTGATATTTATCACCACCTTGGAAATGTACAACAATCAATAGACGTTACATTTAACAATGAACACTTCCAATTACGTAAGCAAACAGTCGAGCTCTACCGCTCTTCTGAAAAAATATCATCTAGCATGACGATCACCCCTAGTGATTTATTAACCACAACACAAGTTGATGTGGGTCCATTTATCATTCAAGACCTATTCGCTGTCACTGACATCTCCATACCTACTGGATCTAATCATACTTTTACGTTACAATGCAACCAACAACCTGCTGAGTTTACAACCATTCTAAAGCACGGTGATCAAATTGAGTTATCATTTATTAAGATCTAA
- the ccpA gene encoding catabolite control protein A, whose amino-acid sequence MNTTIYDVAREAGVSMATVSRVVNGNPNVKPTTRKKVLEAIEQLGYRPNAVARGLASKRTTTVGVIIPDISSIFFSELARGIEDIATMYKYNIILCNSDQNKEKEIHLINTLLEKQVDGIVYMGGEITEEHAVQFKRSPVPIVLAATLDQEKNFPSVNIDYKQAAEDAVTTLIEKGHSKIGMLSGSLDDPINGFQKFAGYRSALEKKNIEFDENLIVLGDYTYDSGIEAMETFTEMKEMPTAIFASSDEMALGVIHGAQDKGYNVPEDFDVIGFDNTRLSVMVRPTLTTVVQPMYDIGAVSMRLLTKFMNKEDVADHTVQLPHRIEFRQSTKNN is encoded by the coding sequence GTGAATACAACGATTTATGATGTAGCAAGAGAAGCTGGAGTATCCATGGCAACAGTATCCCGTGTTGTTAATGGTAATCCTAATGTCAAACCTACAACTAGAAAAAAAGTACTAGAAGCCATTGAACAGCTTGGTTATCGACCAAATGCAGTAGCACGAGGACTTGCGAGCAAAAGAACAACAACAGTTGGGGTTATTATTCCTGATATTTCAAGTATCTTTTTCTCAGAGCTTGCAAGAGGTATTGAAGACATTGCAACAATGTACAAATACAATATTATTCTTTGTAACTCCGACCAGAACAAAGAGAAAGAAATTCATCTTATTAATACGCTTTTAGAAAAACAAGTAGATGGAATTGTTTACATGGGTGGAGAAATTACAGAAGAGCATGCAGTTCAGTTCAAACGCTCACCAGTTCCAATAGTACTCGCTGCCACTCTTGATCAAGAGAAGAATTTCCCGTCTGTTAATATTGACTATAAGCAGGCAGCAGAGGACGCGGTTACTACCTTAATTGAAAAAGGTCATTCTAAAATTGGAATGCTTAGTGGATCACTTGATGACCCAATTAATGGATTCCAAAAGTTCGCGGGTTACCGCTCTGCACTTGAGAAAAAGAACATTGAATTTGATGAGAATTTGATTGTACTAGGCGACTATACATATGATTCTGGCATCGAAGCAATGGAGACATTTACAGAAATGAAAGAAATGCCTACCGCAATTTTTGCTTCTTCTGATGAGATGGCACTTGGTGTTATTCATGGTGCACAAGATAAAGGCTACAACGTACCAGAAGATTTTGATGTGATTGGTTTTGATAATACAAGATTATCTGTTATGGTTCGTCCAACTCTTACAACTGTTGTACAACCTATGTATGATATTGGAGCCGTATCAATGCGTCTATTAACAAAGTTTATGAATAAAGAAGATGTCGCGGATCATACAGTGCAGCTTCCGCACCGTATTGAATTCAGACAATCCACAAAGAACAACTAG
- a CDS encoding GNAT family N-acetyltransferase: MIHTKTYYSTQIPYQDRSLLIEGPITRESLDAYEFHNELDSFRPAVKQKEALLEIAELPEGRINVVVDDRTIVGYVTFLYPDPMERWSEGNMENLLELGAIEIAPAYRGASAGKTIINLSMLDAAMEDYIIITTEYYWHWDLKGSGLDVWEYRKVMEKMMGAGGLVWFATDDPEISSHPANCLMARIGSNVDQESIQQFDLLRFHNRFMY; this comes from the coding sequence ATGATTCATACAAAAACCTACTATTCAACACAAATCCCTTATCAAGACAGGTCTCTTTTGATTGAAGGGCCGATAACGCGTGAATCTCTTGATGCTTATGAATTTCATAACGAGCTTGATTCATTTCGTCCGGCAGTGAAACAAAAGGAAGCATTATTAGAGATAGCCGAGCTACCAGAAGGACGAATTAATGTTGTTGTAGATGATCGCACCATTGTGGGTTATGTGACCTTTTTATACCCTGATCCAATGGAACGGTGGTCTGAGGGCAATATGGAAAACCTTCTTGAACTAGGTGCCATTGAAATTGCCCCCGCTTATCGCGGAGCCTCAGCAGGAAAAACAATCATTAACCTTTCAATGCTTGATGCAGCGATGGAAGATTATATTATTATTACAACTGAATATTATTGGCATTGGGATCTTAAAGGAAGCGGTTTAGATGTATGGGAGTATCGAAAGGTCATGGAAAAAATGATGGGAGCAGGCGGACTTGTTTGGTTTGCTACAGATGATCCAGAGATTAGTTCTCATCCTGCTAACTGTCTTATGGCGCGTATTGGTTCCAACGTTGATCAAGAGTCCATTCAACAGTTTGATTTGCTTCGTTTTCATAATCGGTTTATGTATTAA
- a CDS encoding CBS and ACT domain-containing protein has protein sequence MKVKDIMKRDLVTLTKEHTIKEALHLLEKNRIRHIPIVDELGQIQGIVSDRDIRDARPSIFEQHSNDSELDKPISSLMSTNIITAEPEDLVQEVASVFYLYHIGCLPITEDDRLVGMVTETELLHTFVELMGADKPSTQIDVEVSNSPGQLATIALIFKEFDINIHSVMVYPSETEATKTLLFRAQTIDARQVIEAIQKAWF, from the coding sequence ATGAAAGTAAAAGATATCATGAAGCGTGATCTCGTTACACTAACGAAAGAACATACGATTAAGGAAGCGCTTCACTTACTTGAAAAAAACAGAATTAGACATATTCCCATTGTTGATGAACTTGGGCAAATTCAAGGCATTGTGTCTGATCGAGATATCCGTGATGCTAGACCTTCTATTTTTGAACAGCACTCAAACGATTCCGAATTAGATAAGCCTATTTCATCACTCATGTCTACCAATATTATTACAGCTGAACCAGAAGATCTTGTTCAGGAGGTAGCGTCAGTCTTCTATTTGTACCATATTGGTTGTTTGCCTATTACAGAAGATGACCGCCTAGTTGGTATGGTTACGGAGACCGAGCTTCTCCATACGTTTGTGGAATTAATGGGTGCGGACAAGCCTAGTACTCAGATTGATGTAGAGGTGAGCAATAGCCCTGGTCAATTAGCAACGATTGCGCTCATTTTCAAGGAATTCGATATCAATATTCATAGTGTCATGGTTTACCCGTCCGAAACAGAAGCCACAAAAACGCTGCTTTTTAGAGCGCAAACGATTGATGCCCGGCAAGTAATCGAGGCGATACAAAAAGCTTGGTTTTAA
- a CDS encoding Gfo/Idh/MocA family protein: protein MSRKDGMNYAPKGQPHHVVEDGEFIFAAIALDHGHIYGMCQGLLDAGASLQKVFDPDPEKMKAFQNKFPSVQIATSESEILEDPSIHLVAAAAIPSKRSELGNRVMRHGKDYFTDKTPFTTLEQLEETKRICKETKQKYMVYYSERLHVESAVYAGQLIEAGAIGEVIQVTGFGPHRLNAPSRPDWFFKKEYYGGILCDIGSHQIEQFLFYTGNKDATVLHSKVANYTSTDYPELEDYGDATLVGENGASHFFRVDWHTPDGLGVWGDGRLFLIGTKGTIEIRKYIDVAKDTTGDHLYLVNDDGEQHFSVQGKVGFPFFGELILDCLHRTEHAMTQEHAFKAAELCLIAQKQANLIYTSPVQS from the coding sequence ATGAGCCGAAAAGATGGAATGAATTACGCACCTAAAGGGCAACCTCATCACGTCGTAGAAGATGGAGAATTTATTTTTGCAGCAATTGCATTAGACCACGGCCACATATATGGCATGTGTCAAGGTTTACTGGATGCAGGCGCTAGCTTACAAAAAGTATTTGATCCTGATCCCGAAAAAATGAAAGCGTTTCAAAATAAATTTCCCTCTGTTCAAATTGCTACATCTGAATCGGAAATCTTGGAAGATCCATCGATTCATTTAGTTGCTGCTGCAGCCATTCCGAGTAAACGAAGTGAGCTTGGCAACCGGGTAATGAGACACGGAAAGGATTATTTTACAGATAAAACGCCATTCACTACGCTAGAACAGCTAGAAGAAACAAAACGAATATGCAAAGAGACAAAGCAAAAGTATATGGTTTATTATAGTGAACGTCTACATGTAGAGTCTGCGGTGTATGCGGGTCAGCTCATTGAAGCTGGAGCAATTGGAGAAGTCATTCAGGTGACCGGTTTTGGTCCCCATCGTTTAAATGCACCAAGCCGTCCAGATTGGTTCTTTAAGAAGGAGTATTATGGAGGAATTTTATGTGATATCGGTAGTCATCAAATCGAACAGTTTCTTTTTTACACAGGGAACAAGGATGCAACCGTTCTGCATAGTAAAGTGGCCAACTACACTTCAACCGATTATCCGGAATTAGAGGATTACGGCGATGCCACTCTAGTCGGTGAGAATGGAGCTAGTCATTTCTTTCGAGTTGACTGGCATACACCAGATGGATTAGGGGTCTGGGGTGATGGTCGATTATTTCTTATTGGTACAAAGGGAACCATCGAAATCCGTAAATATATTGATGTTGCAAAAGACACAACAGGAGATCATTTGTATCTTGTAAATGACGATGGAGAGCAGCATTTTTCTGTTCAAGGTAAGGTAGGCTTTCCTTTTTTCGGTGAGCTCATTTTAGATTGTCTACATCGAACAGAACATGCAATGACTCAAGAGCATGCCTTTAAAGCAGCTGAGCTTTGCTTAATCGCACAAAAGCAAGCCAATCTAATTTATACATCACCGGTTCAATCTTAG
- a CDS encoding acetoin utilization protein AcuC: MKTADAAFVYSIEEHSYHFHDKHPFNPLRLTLTKDLLEACNSLDTNKILKPRKATEEELALVHDLAFIDAVKLAGANKLSAEKARSYGLGTDDTPFFNDMHNAASYLVGGTLTAVDAVMNGSYSHAIHLGGGLHHGFKGKASGFCIYNDSAIAIEYLKQKYQARVLYVDTDAHHGDGVQWSFYDDPDVFTLSVHETGRYLFPGTGSVTEKGAGAGYGLKVNIPLEAFTEDDSFLESYETAFREAVDFFRPDLILTVNGADSHYLDPLTHLHTSLKSFHFIPKLAHELAHEYCEGRWVAVGGGGYDHWRVVPRAWASIWLEMTNQTDVLNQPIPQTWIEQWQDHADVQLPQSWYDDEKMLPVVPRKPIITARNQQTIEKALFHIRNEKPSRRPSFTQKNNLC; the protein is encoded by the coding sequence ATGAAGACAGCTGATGCTGCGTTTGTTTACTCCATTGAGGAGCATTCATACCACTTTCATGATAAACACCCTTTTAATCCTTTACGCCTCACTTTAACAAAGGATTTGCTTGAAGCTTGTAATAGCTTAGATACTAACAAGATCCTCAAACCACGAAAAGCGACAGAAGAGGAATTGGCGCTTGTTCATGATTTGGCTTTTATTGATGCAGTTAAGTTAGCGGGAGCAAATAAGCTAAGTGCAGAGAAAGCAAGAAGCTACGGACTAGGTACAGATGATACTCCGTTCTTTAACGATATGCACAATGCGGCTTCCTATCTAGTTGGAGGCACACTTACCGCTGTTGACGCTGTAATGAATGGATCGTATTCTCACGCAATCCATTTAGGTGGTGGTCTTCATCATGGATTTAAGGGCAAAGCTTCAGGGTTTTGTATTTATAATGACTCAGCTATTGCCATTGAGTATCTAAAACAAAAATACCAGGCACGTGTTCTATATGTTGACACTGATGCTCACCATGGGGACGGGGTTCAATGGTCCTTCTATGATGATCCAGATGTATTCACGTTAAGTGTACACGAAACAGGGCGCTACCTCTTCCCCGGTACAGGAAGTGTAACAGAAAAAGGAGCTGGAGCTGGTTATGGCTTAAAGGTAAACATTCCACTTGAAGCATTTACCGAGGACGACTCTTTTTTAGAGAGCTATGAGACAGCATTTCGTGAGGCAGTTGATTTCTTTAGACCTGACCTTATTCTTACTGTAAACGGTGCAGATTCACACTACCTGGATCCTTTAACTCATTTACATACATCGCTTAAAAGCTTCCACTTCATTCCAAAACTCGCCCATGAATTGGCTCACGAGTATTGTGAAGGTCGTTGGGTTGCTGTAGGTGGTGGAGGCTATGATCATTGGCGTGTGGTTCCCCGTGCTTGGGCAAGTATATGGCTTGAGATGACAAATCAAACAGACGTATTAAACCAACCGATTCCACAGACTTGGATTGAACAATGGCAGGACCACGCAGACGTCCAGTTGCCACAATCATGGTACGACGATGAAAAGATGCTTCCAGTAGTTCCTAGAAAACCGATTATTACAGCTAGAAATCAACAAACGATCGAAAAAGCGTTATTTCATATTCGAAATGAAAAACCTTCGCGGCGACCTTCTTTTACGCAAAAAAACAACCTGTGTTAA
- a CDS encoding Gfo/Idh/MocA family protein, with product MSDVVRIGVIGAGNMGTVHANYLYEGRIKGAIITAILEERVSRINEIENRFSEEVVTIYSEEDAFFQSGQFDAILIATPHYSHPRLSIRAFNQGIHVLVEKPAGVYTKQVREMNEAAEKSQLVFSMMYNQRMNPIYQKLRELILSNELGSIRRLNWIITDWYRSQSYYDSSSWRATWQGEGGGVLINQCPHQLDLMYWLTGMMPSRLRAFCQFGKYREIEVEDNVTAYAEYDNGATAVFVTTTGEAPGTNRLEVTGDRGKIVIENDELTFWRLRQSETDFNQEYTGGFGKPETWKCEIPVEGLNTAHEGITQNFVNAIKDHEPLVAPGSEGIYGLSLSNAMQLSTWTDTWVTFPIDEDLYLQHLNEQIDQSTVQKVSTGKSLNVKGTH from the coding sequence ATGAGCGATGTGGTTCGGATCGGAGTAATCGGAGCCGGCAATATGGGTACGGTTCATGCGAATTATCTGTATGAAGGTAGAATTAAAGGTGCTATTATAACAGCTATTCTTGAGGAGCGAGTTAGTCGAATCAATGAGATTGAAAATCGGTTTTCAGAAGAAGTTGTTACCATTTATTCAGAGGAAGATGCATTTTTTCAATCAGGTCAGTTTGATGCTATTCTCATTGCAACCCCTCATTATAGTCATCCACGCTTATCCATTCGTGCATTTAATCAAGGTATACACGTTCTTGTGGAGAAACCAGCTGGTGTCTATACAAAACAAGTGCGTGAAATGAATGAGGCCGCAGAAAAAAGTCAACTCGTTTTCTCTATGATGTATAATCAGCGTATGAACCCGATTTATCAGAAACTAAGAGAGCTCATCCTCTCCAATGAACTAGGTTCAATTAGAAGGCTTAATTGGATTATTACAGATTGGTACCGCTCTCAAAGTTACTATGATTCAAGTAGCTGGCGTGCTACCTGGCAAGGTGAAGGTGGCGGAGTGTTAATTAATCAATGCCCTCACCAGTTAGACCTAATGTATTGGCTAACAGGGATGATGCCTTCAAGATTGAGAGCTTTTTGTCAATTTGGGAAGTACAGAGAGATTGAAGTAGAAGATAATGTCACTGCATATGCGGAATATGACAATGGTGCTACGGCCGTATTTGTCACTACTACTGGTGAAGCTCCAGGTACAAATAGACTTGAGGTTACTGGTGATCGTGGAAAGATTGTGATTGAAAATGACGAGTTAACTTTTTGGCGTCTGCGACAGTCAGAAACAGATTTTAATCAAGAATATACTGGTGGATTCGGAAAACCAGAGACCTGGAAGTGCGAAATTCCAGTAGAAGGATTAAATACCGCACATGAAGGAATTACACAGAACTTTGTTAATGCCATTAAAGATCATGAGCCATTAGTTGCGCCTGGATCTGAAGGAATATATGGTCTCAGTCTCTCTAATGCGATGCAGCTATCAACTTGGACAGATACATGGGTGACTTTCCCTATTGATGAAGACCTCTATCTACAACACCTTAACGAACAAATTGATCAATCAACTGTGCAAAAAGTAAGCACTGGCAAATCGTTGAATGTCAAAGGTACTCACTAA
- a CDS encoding AraC family transcriptional regulator: MSTTSIHVPHLFMNYLQDHKYEVRFHSHQEAELFYFHRGKCTYLIGDKIIHLAAGDLILMNGLTLHRPKLFEGQPYVRSTIHFNQSYFKKLLQPMGMEKLLHPFSTLSSIHLSFEGDDRVRLESYLSNMNKCKNEDSQLSSFRYQLLFMDLLSFIFPFCENPLQNISLPQTEKEWHVQNVITFIENHYQTNFHLEALEDELHLSKYYLSKIFKEVTGVTIFKYLHQKRVNQAKVSLMLNESISITDLGYQNGFKYPSHFSRVFKQLTGLTPEQYRKALVQ, encoded by the coding sequence ATGAGTACCACATCTATTCACGTTCCACACCTGTTTATGAACTATTTACAAGATCATAAATATGAGGTTCGTTTTCATTCGCATCAAGAAGCCGAACTCTTTTATTTTCATCGTGGAAAATGCACCTATCTCATTGGCGATAAGATTATTCATTTGGCTGCTGGTGATTTAATTCTGATGAATGGATTGACCTTACATCGCCCAAAACTATTTGAAGGTCAGCCTTATGTGCGCTCGACCATTCATTTTAATCAATCTTATTTTAAAAAGCTTCTTCAACCTATGGGTATGGAGAAGCTATTACATCCCTTCTCTACTCTCTCGTCTATCCATCTATCCTTTGAAGGGGACGATCGAGTGCGGTTGGAATCTTATCTATCAAATATGAACAAGTGCAAAAACGAAGATAGTCAGCTATCTTCGTTTCGCTACCAGCTTTTGTTTATGGATCTGTTGAGCTTTATTTTTCCATTTTGCGAAAATCCGTTACAAAACATTTCTCTACCACAAACGGAAAAGGAATGGCATGTGCAAAACGTCATTACGTTTATTGAAAATCATTACCAAACCAACTTCCATTTAGAGGCACTTGAGGATGAACTACATCTAAGTAAGTACTATCTATCAAAAATCTTTAAAGAAGTGACTGGTGTAACCATTTTTAAATACCTACATCAAAAACGAGTGAACCAAGCAAAGGTTAGTTTAATGCTTAATGAATCAATCAGTATTACAGATCTTGGGTATCAGAACGGATTTAAATACCCCTCTCATTTCTCTAGAGTCTTCAAACAGTTAACAGGATTGACTCCAGAACAGTATCGTAAGGCGCTTGTGCAATAA
- a CDS encoding bifunctional 3-deoxy-7-phosphoheptulonate synthase/chorismate mutase → MSNEQLEQLRSELDDVNLKLLSLINERAGLVQKIGSVKRESGVNRFDPVRERKMLDHIAEHNEGPFETSTLQHLFKQIFKAGLELQEEDNSKALLVSRKKQKENTIVDLKGEAIGDGQQRLIMGPCAVESYEQVTAVAKAMKARGLKLLRGGAFKPRTSPYDFQGLGLEGLQILQRVAKEQDMVVISEIVSPSDIEMAVEYIDVIQIGARNMQNFELLKAAGSVNKPVLLKRGLSATIEEFIHAAEYIVSKGNSQIMLCERGIRTYEKATRNTLDISAVPILKQETHLPVLVDVTHSTGRRDLLLPTAKAAFAIGADAVMAEVHPDPTVALSDSAQQMDIPTFNTFIDELTASGLYKN, encoded by the coding sequence ATGAGTAACGAACAATTGGAACAGCTTCGGTCGGAGCTTGATGACGTAAACTTAAAGCTATTATCTCTAATAAATGAGCGTGCGGGTCTAGTGCAGAAAATTGGATCTGTAAAGCGTGAGTCTGGTGTGAATCGCTTTGATCCAGTTAGAGAACGCAAAATGCTAGATCATATCGCTGAGCATAATGAAGGGCCGTTTGAAACAAGTACACTTCAGCACTTGTTTAAACAAATTTTCAAAGCTGGTCTTGAGCTTCAAGAAGAAGACAATAGCAAAGCATTACTTGTATCTAGAAAAAAACAAAAGGAAAACACAATTGTTGATCTGAAAGGTGAAGCAATTGGAGATGGTCAGCAACGTCTTATTATGGGACCATGTGCAGTTGAAAGCTATGAGCAAGTAACAGCTGTTGCAAAAGCAATGAAAGCTCGTGGACTGAAACTACTTCGCGGTGGTGCATTTAAACCAAGAACATCACCTTATGATTTCCAAGGCCTTGGTCTTGAAGGGCTTCAAATTTTACAACGTGTAGCGAAAGAACAAGACATGGTTGTCATTAGTGAAATCGTAAGCCCATCTGATATCGAGATGGCTGTTGAGTACATCGATGTGATTCAAATTGGTGCGCGCAACATGCAAAACTTTGAACTTTTAAAAGCTGCAGGATCTGTTAATAAACCAGTTCTTCTTAAACGTGGTTTATCTGCAACGATTGAAGAATTTATTCATGCTGCAGAATACATTGTGTCAAAAGGTAACAGCCAAATTATGCTTTGCGAGCGCGGAATCCGTACGTACGAAAAAGCAACTCGTAACACATTGGATATCTCAGCTGTACCAATTCTTAAGCAAGAAACTCACCTTCCAGTATTGGTAGATGTCACTCACTCAACTGGTAGAAGAGATCTACTTCTTCCAACAGCTAAAGCTGCTTTCGCTATTGGAGCTGATGCGGTTATGGCTGAAGTACATCCGGATCCAACTGTTGCACTATCTGATTCAGCTCAACAAATGGACATTCCAACGTTTAATACATTTATTGACGAATTGACAGCGTCTGGTCTGTACAAGAATTAA
- a CDS encoding 5'-methylthioadenosine/adenosylhomocysteine nucleosidase, with amino-acid sequence MITRIGLIGAMDEEIHQFRLDLETEEIQVRSGITFYLGEINGCFVVLCKSGVGKVNAAVTTQILIDVFDVSHIIFTGIAGALDEQLNVGDLVISTSAIQHDIDATALGFERGQIPMQSSSSIFMPDLNLVDLAEQAANKVLSCRVIKGRVLSGDQFIADIDFAKKLKLDFDGSCVEMEGASVAQVATMSERPFVIIRAISDNANDEATMSFTEFTELASQQSYLLVSEMLRNIKNNL; translated from the coding sequence ATGATAACTAGAATTGGCCTTATTGGTGCGATGGATGAGGAGATTCACCAATTTCGTCTAGACTTAGAAACTGAAGAGATTCAAGTTCGTTCTGGAATCACATTTTACCTAGGCGAAATAAATGGTTGCTTCGTTGTGCTTTGCAAATCAGGCGTAGGCAAGGTTAATGCAGCGGTAACAACTCAAATTTTAATTGATGTATTTGATGTATCACATATCATTTTTACAGGTATAGCGGGTGCATTAGATGAACAGTTAAACGTTGGAGATTTGGTCATTTCGACGAGTGCTATCCAGCATGATATTGATGCCACGGCGCTTGGGTTTGAAAGAGGCCAGATACCGATGCAGTCTAGTTCTTCTATTTTTATGCCAGATCTGAATCTGGTAGACTTAGCAGAACAAGCGGCTAACAAGGTGCTCTCTTGTCGAGTTATAAAAGGTAGAGTGTTAAGTGGAGATCAATTTATTGCTGATATTGATTTTGCCAAAAAACTCAAACTAGATTTTGATGGCAGCTGTGTAGAGATGGAAGGTGCTTCTGTCGCTCAGGTAGCAACAATGAGTGAACGACCGTTTGTGATTATTCGAGCAATTTCAGATAATGCAAATGATGAAGCAACGATGAGCTTTACAGAGTTTACGGAGCTAGCCAGTCAACAGTCGTATCTTTTAGTTTCTGAAATGCTACGAAATATTAAAAACAACCTGTGA